The segment AGCGCCATGACCATATTCAATAGGCTCTCAGGATTGTCAATGCACATGGTTATAAATCCCTAGGTACTTCGTCTTCTTTGAGCACCTTGCCATTGGACGTCACAGCTGATACACTAAAAAATCCCAACACCACGGTCTCGGAGTTTTCATTGGCAGGTTGGATATTGCCATAGACATTGCTCAACGGCCCTGCGAATAGGGCTCCAAATCCACCTGGTATATTGGTTTGGCTCAGTACCAAATTGAGGTATTCGAATGTCTCGTTGGTGATGGAGTGTATTTCAACATACAACGAGTCTCCATCACTGTATGGTGATTGAATATCATCATCTTCATTATCAAATGGATTGACAGCATCTCTGATGGGTTGAATGAAAATCAAGTCATCGATGGCACTGCCTGCACTAAATCCTGCATCATAGGCAATGTTGAGCTGTTCTGGTTTGCTTAGGTACTCCCCATTTTTGAAAGCTTTGATCCAATAAGTGTCCCCTACTCCTAGCAGATCTTTGGACCAAAACTCTCCTAGAAATAAAGTTTCATTCTGACCAAAGGCATCAAATTCTTCATATCTGAAGGTAACACTATCTACTGTAGGTACTCTGTTCATATGAGAGTAGGATACAAAAGTCTCACCATAAGCAGTGACGGTCAACGTGAAATCATCACCTACTGTCCCAAATCCAGTCGGGGTAGTATAGACCCCTTCACCCTGATGGGTAAATACGACTTGCGTATTGCCAGTACCATAGGTCACATTGACCGTGGCATCTGTCACTCCGACTATTCGAGTTTCATCAAAGTAAGGCTGGGTCTGAGAAATCACGATTTTCTGCTCAGATGCTTGATTGTTGATGAAGGCATCTACAACCAACAATGGCTCCTTGTCTTCCAACGTTGGGTAAATCTGGTCGTCACAAGAGATCAGACCCAAAGAGAAAATGAGGAGGCTATATATGATATTATTTTTCATGAATTTAGAATCTGAAGTTGTAGGAAATAGAAGGTATATAGTTGCCAATGATTGAGACCTGACGAGCCTCAGTCTGGGCAAGTTGTCCACTAGATGTTTCGGCATCCTCTTGCGTAAAGTAGATAGAGAATGGATTTCTACGAGAATAGACATTGTAGACAGAGATGACCAATTCGCTGTGATACCTTTTGTTTGGCACCAATTTGCCCAGCTCTATTGTAGTTGCTAGATCAAGACGGTGGTAGTTGGGGATTCGGATGTTGTTTCGTTCATTGTCATTGTTGTGAGGTACGACAAATGAATCTTGAATAACATACTTAGAGTTAGGATAGGTAGTTGGGGTTCCTGAGATGAAAGTGAAATTACCTGAGAAAGTAATTCTTTCGTTGAGGTCAAAGAATGCTGCTACCTTAAAATTGTGTCGCTGATCATATCTAGTAGGGTACCAATTGTCATTGTTGATACCATCGACTTGCAACTCTGTTTTGGCTAGGGTATAACTGACCCATCCTGAGACTCTGCCTGTGTTCTTTTTGACCATTAGTTCCAACCCATAGGCTCTTCCTTTTCCACTCAAGAGATCACCTTCGATGTATTCGTTGATCAAAAGGTCAGCGCCATCGATGTAATCTAGTTGGTTGAATGTCTTGCGGTAATAGGTTTCTGCCGAGACCTCTACATTGTTTTGTGGACCAAAATTCCTGAACCATCCAATTGCCACTTGATGACCGATTTGAGGTTTGATGTTGTTGCT is part of the Reichenbachiella agarivorans genome and harbors:
- a CDS encoding DUF4249 domain-containing protein, with protein sequence MKNNIIYSLLIFSLGLISCDDQIYPTLEDKEPLLVVDAFINNQASEQKIVISQTQPYFDETRIVGVTDATVNVTYGTGNTQVVFTHQGEGVYTTPTGFGTVGDDFTLTVTAYGETFVSYSHMNRVPTVDSVTFRYEEFDAFGQNETLFLGEFWSKDLLGVGDTYWIKAFKNGEYLSKPEQLNIAYDAGFSAGSAIDDLIFIQPIRDAVNPFDNEDDDIQSPYSDGDSLYVEIHSITNETFEYLNLVLSQTNIPGGFGALFAGPLSNVYGNIQPANENSETVVLGFFSVSAVTSNGKVLKEDEVPRDL